From Brassica oleracea var. oleracea cultivar TO1000 chromosome C3, BOL, whole genome shotgun sequence, a single genomic window includes:
- the LOC106331003 gene encoding uncharacterized mitochondrial protein AtMg00810-like, whose translation MPLDCSSVRRNTFFDLLTNILGSKPVSTPMLTSPKLSVNSGTTLSDPTEYRKAVGSVQYLAFTRPDLSYAVNHLSQYMHTPTTDHWSAVKRVLIYLSGTLDNGILLQRGSTFSLHAYSDARSSEISGPIIYKGRI comes from the coding sequence ATGCCTCTGGATTGTTCCTCAGTCAGAAGAAATACATTTTTCGACCTTCTCACGAATATACTTGGCTCTAAACCGGTGTCAACACCAATGTTGACATCACCAAAACTCTCTGTTAATTCTGGAACAACTTTATCTGATCCAACTGAGTATAGAAAGGCTGTTGGGAGCGTGCAATATTTAGCTTTCACTCGTCCGGATCTGTCATATGCAGTGAATCACTTGTCTCAATACATGCACACACCAACGACAGACCACTGGAGTGCAGTCAAGAGGGTACTGATATACTTGTCTGGAACATTAGACAATGGCATTCTTCTTCAGCGAGGTAGCACATTCTCTTTACACGCTTACTCTGATGCCCGATCATCAGAAATCAGTGGCCCGATCATCTACAAAGGTAGAATATAG
- the LOC106331004 gene encoding uncharacterized protein LOC106331004, which translates to MGLLDLEKHFAFYGAYHSNPINIVIHICLDKKSGEESGFEETHIVESVSWDDLERNAASKAGGCSKRHHSWRSHQHDSSRKDDESPGDLYELWRQEQNIIAARLDKELKSRWELDELIEEQLSRYQSHYFKTMVSTSLKDVSNLLMPTWIPPHELAAVSWLGYRLMS; encoded by the exons ATGGGATTGCTCGATCTCGAGAAGCACTTCGCCTTCTACGGTGCTTACCACAGCAACCCAATCAACATCGTAATCCACATCTGCTTGGATAAGAAATCTGG TGAAGAGAGTGGATTTGAGGAAACCCACATTGTGGAATCAGTTTCATGGGATGATCTTGAGAGAAACGCTGCTAGTAAAGCCGGTGGTTGTTCTAAAAGACATCACTCCTGGAGATCTCACCAGCACGACTCTTCTAGAAAAG ATGACGAATCACCTGGAGACTTGTACGAACTGTGGAGGCAAGAACAGAATATCATAGCTGCAAGACTAGACAAGGAGCTTAAATCCAGGTGGGAGCTTGATGAGCTGATTGAAGAACAGCTGAGCAGATACCAGTCGCATTACTTCAAGACCATGGTTTCAACCTCCTTGAAGGATGTCTCTAACCTTCTCATGCCCACCTGGATACCGCCTCATGAGCTGGCTGCTGTGTCCTGGCTTGGATACCGCCTCATGAGCTGA